The following are encoded together in the Actinoplanes sp. N902-109 genome:
- a CDS encoding aromatic amino acid lyase — translation MDHHELTSPGDLDRRIIGELARGTCRVTLSPALVNTLTTHRQHLLEALSGDQPVYGVNTGMGAMAGVRLDPEAQQRHQDTLMTGRAVGSAPWLRREEARALLATRLRTLLHPAAGVSPALCQHVIDLLDADVIPAIPARGSGAAGEIIPLAHAGAVLLGTGEVLPPAAGRPSPPLPVTAGHDPHGATDAGPALTTTGHNPHDATDAGSAPTTTGHGSRGTTDAGSAPTAAGNGSRGTTDAGPALAAAGLRPLSFEAKEGVAFLEGVPGLTGLAILATEHARTLIAQNMVVAAASHALVRANRDPLTVGSPAADALLRLLGDGPVGALQAPVSFRVTAPALDAALRATAALEAAVDRALTEVTDSPAYLDGRFVGTAGFAGTDLAAACGALTTALVHLADVGTARLHRLLDPAHTGLPRQLSDTPGAHAGMVTVHKRAAGVAHRLRRFTLPALGGTIETSLGQEDVQSFGFEAAECLGEAVGGLRDVLACELLAVHQARLLGGEQGGLPGAVAAALNEVAAVLPAGTADRPFGRDLDRLIDVLADGWAADLPGTL, via the coding sequence ATGGACCACCACGAGCTGACCAGCCCCGGCGACCTCGACCGCCGCATCATCGGGGAGCTGGCCCGCGGCACCTGCCGGGTCACCCTTTCCCCCGCCCTCGTCAATACATTGACGACACACCGTCAACACCTCCTGGAAGCCCTGTCCGGCGATCAACCTGTGTACGGCGTCAACACGGGCATGGGCGCCATGGCCGGCGTCCGCCTCGACCCGGAGGCCCAGCAACGCCACCAGGACACCCTGATGACCGGCCGGGCTGTGGGATCGGCCCCCTGGCTGCGCCGCGAGGAGGCCCGCGCCCTGCTCGCCACCCGGCTCCGCACGCTGCTGCACCCCGCAGCCGGCGTCTCCCCCGCCCTCTGTCAACACGTGATCGACCTGCTCGACGCCGACGTGATCCCGGCGATCCCCGCCCGGGGCAGCGGCGCCGCGGGCGAGATCATCCCCTTGGCCCACGCAGGCGCCGTCCTGCTCGGCACGGGCGAGGTCCTCCCCCCTGCGGCCGGCCGTCCCTCACCGCCCCTCCCGGTCACCGCCGGACACGACCCCCACGGCGCAACCGACGCAGGGCCGGCGCTGACCACCACCGGACACAACCCCCACGACGCAACCGACGCGGGATCGGCGCCGACCACCACCGGACACGGCTCGCGCGGCACAACCGACGCGGGATCGGCGCCGACCGCCGCCGGAAACGGCTCGCGCGGCACAACCGACGCGGGGCCGGCGCTGGCCGCGGCCGGGTTGCGGCCCCTGTCGTTCGAGGCCAAGGAGGGTGTCGCGTTCCTCGAAGGCGTGCCCGGACTCACCGGCCTCGCCATCCTCGCCACCGAGCACGCCCGCACGCTGATCGCGCAGAACATGGTCGTCGCGGCGGCCTCGCACGCCCTCGTACGAGCGAACCGGGACCCGCTCACGGTGGGCAGCCCCGCCGCCGACGCCTTGCTGCGGCTGCTCGGCGACGGCCCGGTCGGTGCGCTGCAGGCGCCGGTGTCGTTCCGGGTCACCGCTCCGGCGCTCGACGCGGCGCTGCGGGCGACAGCCGCCCTCGAAGCGGCCGTGGACCGGGCACTGACCGAGGTCACCGACTCCCCGGCGTACCTCGACGGCCGGTTCGTCGGCACAGCGGGCTTCGCCGGCACCGACCTGGCGGCGGCGTGCGGTGCATTGACGACTGCACTGGTCCATCTTGCGGATGTCGGTACGGCACGTCTGCACCGGCTGCTCGACCCGGCGCACACCGGTCTGCCGCGGCAACTGTCGGACACGCCGGGCGCCCACGCGGGCATGGTCACGGTGCACAAGCGTGCGGCCGGCGTCGCCCACCGGTTGCGGCGTTTCACCCTGCCGGCCCTGGGCGGGACGATCGAGACGTCCCTGGGTCAGGAGGACGTGCAAAGCTTCGGGTTCGAGGCGGCCGAGTGCCTGGGCGAGGCGGTCGGGGGGCTGCGCGACGTCCTGGCCTGCGAGCTGCTCGCGGTTCACCAGGCGCGCCTCCTGGGCGGCGAGCAGGGCGGACTGCCGGGGGCTGTCGCCGCCGCGTTGAACGAGGTGGCGGCGGTGCTGCCGGCGGGAACCGCGGACCGCCCCTTCGGGCGCGACCTCGACCGGCTGATCGACGTGCTCGCCGACGGCTGGGCCGCCGATCTCCCCGGCACGCTGTGA